A region of the Phaseolus vulgaris cultivar G19833 chromosome 11, P. vulgaris v2.0, whole genome shotgun sequence genome:
CCCACTATCTCCGGCAGTTTGAAAACTCCACCATTCCCGACAGTTTAAAACTCCCGCTATTTTCGGCGGTTTAAAAACCTCCGCTATTCCAGACGGTTTAAAAACCCTCGCTATTTTCGATAATTTGAAAACATTCACTATTTTCGACAGTTGAAAATTCACATTACTTTTAGAaggtgtatatataaaaaagtaggtgataaataataataaaataaattacaaataaatttttatctaaaagtataatttacatttttaaatatacgCTTTCCATATATTACATAAGCAAagtttatatatgtttattcaAAATGTTTTTGGCTTTAGCGATAACAAATATTCAAAgagattcaaatatttttaaattgaaatatataaacATGTGTGCTAATAAATTTATTAGAGAGAATTTGATTAATCTGGTGCCTAATCCTCTTTTATCTTCTTTCTAAtactaaatattataatttatatactacgaatataaaaactaatttttaaacaattttttaattgattattattttaggACATTTAAGaacatcacttttttttttcaaatgaatgaaaactattaaatatataaatgaatcaTAACTAAATATCAACATCACTATAAATAATGTGAATTGCAATAAAAATTCAAATGCGTCATGCTGTTACCAGTGTAATAGTAAATGCGTAGCATTTTTCATTTgagtataattaaaaaatttaatcaaatatttatttgtctTAATTGGTTAAATGTGTATAGTTCCTACTAACTAAAATAATTGATTgtacatttattatatttaaatttcagTATCTATGACATAATCGATTTAACACATACTAATAAAAaccatacatttttttatattagttattagttacCAATTTAAAAGTTAgtgatatgataaaaataaatcagaTATAATTAGAATCAAGGTAAGAAAGTATACTTTTCAGAATTGAATATAATTAGAATCAATACAGTACATTATAAAAGAATGAATAATTATACACGAAAAATTGAGATTTCATAACAAATGAATCCATATAATCTGAACAAATGCTaggtgaaaaaaaaatgttgatcaAAACAGAGAAAAATGAAGGTCTCAGCTTGAACCTGAAGGTGAAGGTGATTATTAGTCTGGGAAATGCATCACCTACAATAAAGAGCTAGTTGCAATTCAAATGGTGATTGCATAAAAAGAAACTAGAATGAATCATTGACATACCATATACAAGTAAATGAAAGATTGAAGGGAGAATTATTGCACGGAAGTTCATTTCCAATTTAAGGAGATTACCAAAAGAAtagtaaaatagtttatatgTTGACTTAATTAACCATTCTTCTAGTTAATTCATCTAAAATAGATAATTAATTcactaaaatatattaacatgCAGCTCTCCCAAAAATAAGTATTAGAAGctaaacaaaaaagaaagatgaCTACTAAACACATTAATTTGACATTGTCCTCCCTTAGGCACTATTATTACACAAATACAGAGAGAATAGAAGAATAAAGGCAAAGTGGGTAGGTGGTTGTCATGGTAGTACAATACCTTAAAAGTTGTTATAATTCCTTATTGCTCTCAAGTGCTTTTGCTGCTGccttttcaaattcttccaaAACAAAGATTTTCACTGATTCAACATCCCTTGAACCTGCTCGATTGTCATGCAAAAAATAAGATTAGATTTATGAACTATCATTtttcactgtaattttgtttGGAAGGAATAGATAATTCATTCTccatataaataaatcatataaacTCAAAAAGAATAGACCCTAAAATAACCTAACAATCAGACATCATTTTATTTATGCAATCTCTCAAATGATAATTCATAATTCTGCACTCATCTAAAAATGATAACCTCAAATTTACAGTTATATTTCCAGCTTTTGAAGAATGCAAAACATACCATAATCATAATCATATCACCAAAATTAcattattcaaattataaacaTACAATGTTCAAATCATCAATgtacaaaattcaaaatattagcATACAATATTCATATCATAAAAtacattaataattaaaatatcttaataaaTGAATCTTTTAGTACACAAAATTATTACCGTTTAAATATCTATTTCATCTATCATAATTAAGgtttttatttttcagttttaGTATGAGTGTATGACTTTAAAGTATTCTGATACAGaatctttttttataaattattttttaccaaaagttctaaattattttctaattaatgTTATTCTTTGGTAATTATATCTTTTAATTTGTTAGTTCATTCTTACTCAACAAGATAAGCACAAGTGTGACTAAGCCCCTGCAATGGAACATGCAATCTAAGTAGGTAAAACAttcaaatccaaaataaaatctTTTCACTCTCCAACTTTATTGCAACTAATAACTCTTTAAAGTAATgaatatgaaaaaaagaaaggaaTGAACTTAGTGGCACCTTCAAATATTCCTTGTTCAGACCCAACCAGTTTGACATTAGGAATTATTAGATTCTTCTGTCTTGCCTTCCTAAGAAGTTGAGAAAGTACCTAAAAAGGAAGGAAAGAAAACAATGAATTACTGATACAAAGTTTATGAGTCACTTATTTTAAGTGATTCTCAACAATGTTAATTAAAAAGTAACTTTGATGCTTACCTTGATGCTTTGGCCTCTGGAAAGTAGAAATAGAATGATGGACATCCTCTTTCTGCACTATATGAACAAGTAATTACTAAGCTAATAAATTGTAAAGAACGGTAACATCCAAGAACAAAGACGAGATCCATAAACCTTTTCCTACAAAATCATCTTATTTCTTCTTATAAAGACTTCTAATACGACaatgttatatatttttctatgaCCAGTGGAGATTCATCACAGAAATGCCTTTAAGTTCAGTTAAATGAAAACATATTTACCAGTGAGCATCCAAAAAGTTTAAGCAACCTCAGTGAGAAGCAGCTATCTACAATCAAACCCAACTCATTGTGTGTCAACTTTCTGCACCAGGACAGATCTAGAGTAtgcaaatttttttaatgactAGCAAGTGATAAGGCTGTATGGTGCCTAACCTGAATTAAACCAAATGTGTCATACAGTcagaaaataaaacattataaataagatTTTGTTCGTCAATACAACCAAAATGCTAATTGAAAACCAAATAGAATAAACATTAACAACGACCTTAATTCATTAAGTAATATTAAAGAGTCAGTTGATTATACGTTGTCTTCCTCCAATTGGGAGAGAGATTGCTTCATATTATGCCAAAAACCAGAAATATAATAGGCACGATCATTATTTTTTAGGTTAAactgataataataataataataataatgtaattaatCAGGGGCTCGGTTATTAAAGTGTGAAAGATATGAGCTAATCTGAGGGAAAGTCAACAAGGAAATTTAGCAACACACCTTCTTAACATTATTAAGTACAAGTTCTTTTAAGGACTCTCCAACAATCTCCAAAAATCCAGCAATTGCTTCATCACTAGTGGagaaaaaattgtgttaaattTATTCATCGACAAGAATTAATAAGAGATCTCTTTATCAGCATCCCAGTAACACCAATTGTATCATATGCAAAAATGGTGATAATAACAGATGCATAGAAGAATTTTCTCAAATCTCTTGGTGACAAGGAGCGTGTCGATCAGACCCATAATAGAAAATACTCATTTGACATTTCAAATGCTACAAAATCATTATCAATTCATGTGatcaaaattgtttaaaaacACTTCTGAAATCTAACTCAAGTCGAGAAAGTCATCAGAGCAATATCCAaaacaaatttgaaattattaattaaccACTCCTACATAGAATTCATATTACCACAGGAACAAACATAATGATCTTATTTAAAAACTGTAACCTCCTACAAAATAATCTATCTTTCAAAGATAAGACAGATTACAGCAAACTTATAATGAGACGGACAATATCAGAAACTAGCAAAAGTAatgtgcaaatgtataaagagaaagagaaaatatcAGAAAACAAAAAAGCACCTGAATGGATTACGGCAGAGGTTCAATGTATGGAGTACTCGATAAATATTTGTAAGATATCCCATGGATAAATCCGTCAAGTTGTCCAAATACATAAGATCGAGTGTACACAACCCAGGACAGTGCTCAGCAATGACTTTTATTATGCATTGGTTAATTTTCTGCACATTAAGAAACATAAATAACAAGAgagtgaaaaataatatttggtaAAGAAAGATAAAGGAGATCAGAATTTGAGATTTCCTAGCAAACATAATTCCAAGTTAGAAAGAactaacaaatttataaataatggTTGTCATTCTCAAAGAGGGACTAACAGTTAACCAAAAGTCAGAAATAATGATTAATCAATGCGCAATGAGTGGTGAATGGTTAATCAAACATCAACTGATTCAAGCACAAACTCAGCATCTTTAGTAAAGAGTTCACGCAGCACTTACCTACAGTCCTTTAAAACAAGGACCTCCATGTTGTGACCACGTGCAGTGATGTAAAAACAAACAAGCTTCTTTTTCGCCGCTCCCTCTTTGATCGCCTTCATCGAGATCGAAAACGGAGATGTGGAGTCCTCGATTCCTAGAGGCGCAGCAGAAGACGACGACCTTTCGTTTGTGGTCTCCTCCGAGGTGAATCGAGCATAGTGAGTAGCGCTTTCCTTCGTTATCTGTCGAAAACGTTCCATGTTCCGAATCCTCCGACAATCATTCAGCGATAGATAAGGTGCACTAAAATCTCCAGGTTCTACGTCAAAGTTAAAGTCGTTATCGCCTGAATTCTGCGGAAAGAACGATTCAGCTTCACCGGGAGCCCTGGACAGAAAATCGGAGTCAAACACCGGGTGCTTCCTCTGCCCTTCCACAGCGTGAGGGTCTCCATTGGTAGCGGCATGTGGCGGaggctgggagagaggaagaggaggaggaggagtaGGGTTTTGAATTTGAACGGCCGCATGGAGATCGGTGCGGTGAGGGATGACATTGTCAATACGACCGTGTTTGAGGGAAATTGCTGTGTGAGAAGAATCTTCGGTGTCTAATCCTCTCTTGAGGGATGATTCTATAGAGTCGGAGGTGAATCCTTGGAGATGATCCAAAAATGGGAATTGGGGATTAGATTAAATGAAggagaaaactaaaaaaaaggataaactAACAAAGGagaaaggtaaaaaaaattaaaaaattctacTACTGACTCATTCAAAAAAATCCTTGAAAATTACCAGAGGTTTAGAAAACCTCTACAAAGTGTATGTCATATCAGGAGTTTGGAAAACCTCTACTAAGTCTAGTAATAAACCCCTACTAAAATTATAGATTTTTGTAGTGGTCTGACTAGGTTAACTGGTTCAAAAGTTATGTTATTTTTGACCTTTGTTTTAAGttattattt
Encoded here:
- the LOC137829230 gene encoding uncharacterized protein isoform X2 gives rise to the protein MYLDNLTDLSMGYLTNIYRVLHTLNLCRNPFRKRMSIILFLLSRGQSIKVLSQLLRKARQKNLIIPNVKLVGSEQGIFEGSRDVESVKIFVLEEFEKAAAKALESNKEL
- the LOC137829230 gene encoding uncharacterized protein isoform X1, which codes for MYLDNLTDLSMGYLTNIYRVLHTLNLCRNPFSDEAIAGFLEIVGESLKELVLNNVKKCRKRMSIILFLLSRGQSIKVLSQLLRKARQKNLIIPNVKLVGSEQGIFEGSRDVESVKIFVLEEFEKAAAKALESNKEL